One Synechococcus sp. Nb3U1 genomic window, GGCCAGCCTAAAACGGGTGGCGATTGGCTATTGCAGCGCCGGATTGGTGGGGATTGCCCTCGGTATTTTGGTGGGCAGCAGTACCTGGATTAATCGTGCTTTGGATCCAATTTTTCAGTTTTTACGCATGGTAGCTCCCCTGGCTTGGGTACCGATTTCCCTGGCAGCTCTGCAACGCAATGAACCTGCTGCTCTCTTCGTGATTTTCATTACCTCGATTTGGCCAATTTTAATCAACACTGCTGTGGGAGTGCGCCAGATCCCAGAGGACTATATCAATGTGTCCAAGGTACTCAAGCTCTCCAAGATAGACTTCTTCTTTAAGGTCTTGTTGCCCTCTGCCTTGCCCTATATGTTCACCGGCTTGCGGATTGGCATTGGTTTGTCTTGGTTGGCGATTATTGCAGCAGAAATCGTCATGTCGGGTGTACCTGGAATTGGCTTTTTTATTTGGGATGCCTATCAGCAAAATTACGTGACTGAGATCATTGTTGCCGTTGTTTACATCGGGGCTGTGGGTTTGTTGCTGGATCGACTGATGACAGCTTTACAAGCC contains:
- the ntrB gene encoding nitrate ABC transporter permease — encoded protein: MTATLSSPASKSKTAKVDLTKYRDQVLPPVVGIVGFLLIWQILASTNLIRLPGPWDVWMDERSRYLILHPWYRNSDLDQGLLRQTLASLKRVAIGYCSAGLVGIALGILVGSSTWINRALDPIFQFLRMVAPLAWVPISLAALQRNEPAALFVIFITSIWPILINTAVGVRQIPEDYINVSKVLKLSKIDFFFKVLLPSALPYMFTGLRIGIGLSWLAIIAAEIVMSGVPGIGFFIWDAYQQNYVTEIIVAVVYIGAVGLLLDRLMTALQAKIANR